The following coding sequences lie in one Nerophis ophidion isolate RoL-2023_Sa unplaced genomic scaffold, RoL_Noph_v1.0 HiC_scaffold_30, whole genome shotgun sequence genomic window:
- the LOC133546463 gene encoding zinc finger protein ZFP2-like isoform X4, giving the protein MCERTIAEYEEELCPTKEEKERPHQKPQVVLHRTDVQQPPHIKEEEEDPQPPHIKEEEENPQPPHIKEEEEEVWMSQEGECPVGQEEADVSKFPLTVVSVKTEEHEDKPPESSQLHHSPNVEEHLFREQEEEPQPPHIKEEVETPQTHNVKLTLHIKGQAEDPLNLHIKNKEEDPLNPHIKEEEEDQDTPHIKEEEEDQEPPHIKEEEEDQDTPHIKEEEEDQEAPHIKEEEEEEGISQPKWLVEFPVTGVPVKSEDDEVKGESEERGGGEPPSSSSTQHMTTEADGDHCGGSQADKLLAPLSDSEDTTSHSPDTDDEDSKDDKTCHTDNTHFTCSHCHKTFKYHCSLKVHIRSHTGEKPFSCSLCSKGFTQRQNLKVHMRTHTGEKPFSCSTCGKGFTQRQNLKVHMRTHTGEKPFSCSTCGKGFTNSTDVKTHMRTHTSEKPFSCSICGKGFTESQNVKVHMRTHTGEKTFPCSICGKGFTRSQHLKVHMRTHTGEKPFSCSICGKGFTESNNLKRHMRTHTGEKPFSCSTCGKGFTNSTDVKTHMRTHTSEKPFSCSICGKGFTESQNVKLHMRTHTGEKTFPCSICGKGFTRSQHLKVHMRIHTGEKAFSCSTCGKSFTQSQHLKVHMRTHTGEKSFSCSTCGKDFTQSQNMKVHMRTHTGEKSHSCSICNRSFCDRSNLLAHMRRHPGEKVLSCSVCGERLSSKYQCKKHKCAGENSSSK; this is encoded by the exons atgtgtgaaagaaccatagcagagtacgaggaggaactttgtccaactaaagaggagaaggagcgaccacatcaaaaacctcaagttgtgttacacagaacag atgtccagcagccccctcacattaaagaggaagaggaggatccacagccccctcacattaaagaggaagaggagaatcCACAGCCCccacacattaaagaggaagaggaggaagtgtggatgagtcaggagggagagtgtcctgtagggcaggaggaggctgatgtcagcaagtttccactgactgttgtctctgtgaagactgaagagcatgaagacaaaccacctgagtcctcacagcttcatcacagtccaa ATGTCGAAGAACATCTTTTTCGTGAGCAGGAAGAGgaaccacagcccccccacattaaagaggaagttgagacgccacagacccataatgttaaactgactcttcacattaaagggcaagcggaggacccactgaacttacacatcaaaaataaagaggaggacccactgaaccctcacattaaagaggaagaggaagaccaagatacgccgcacattaaagaggaagaggaggaccaagagccgccgcacattaaagaggaagaggaggaccaagatacgccgcacattaaagaggaagaggaggaccaagaggcgccgcacattaaagaggaagaggaggaagagggcatcagtcagcctaaatggttggtggagttcccagtgactggtgtccctgtgaagagtgaagatgatgaggtgaaaggtgaaagtgaggagaggggagggggggagcctccaagcagcagctcaacacaacacatgacaacagaagctgatggagaccactgtggaggatcacaagcagacaagctcttagctccactatcagatagtgaggacacaacgtcacactctcctgacactgatgatgaagactctaaagatgataagacatgtcacactgacaacactcacttcacttgttctcactgtcacaaaacctttaaataccattgtagtctgaaagtacacataagatcacacactggagaaaaacctttttcttgttcactctgtagtaaaggttttacacaacgtcagaatttgaaagtacacatgagaacacacactggtgaaaaacctttttcttgttcaacctgtggtaaaggttttacacaacgtcaaaatttgaaagtacacatgagaacacacactggagaaaaacctttttcctgttcgacctgtggtaaaggttttacaaatagtacagatgtgaaaacacacatgagaacacacactagtgaaaaacctttttcttgttcaatctgtggtaaaggttttacagaaagtcagaatgtgaaagtacacatgagaacacacactggtgaaaaaacttttccctgttcaatctgtggtaaaggttttacaagaagtcaacatttgaaagtacacatgagaacacacactggtgaaaaacctttttcttgttcaatctgtggtaaaggttttacagaaagtaataatttgaaaagacacatgagaacacacactggagaaaaacctttttcctgttcgacctgtggtaaaggttttacaaatagtacagatgtgaaaacacacatgagaacacacactagtgaaaaacctttttcttgttcaatctgtggtaaaggttttacagaaagtcagaatgtgaaattacacatgagaacacacactggtgaaaaaacttttccctgttcaatctgtggtaaaggttttacaagaagtcaacatttgaaagtacacatgagaatacacactggtgaaaaagctttttcttgttcaacctgtggtaaaagttttacacaaagtcaacatttgaaagtacacatgagaacacacactggtgaaaaatctttttcctgttcaacctgtggtaaagattttacacaaagtcaaaatatgaaagtacacatgagaacacacactggagaaaaatcacattcctgttcaatctgcaacagaagcttttgtgaccgatcaaaccttttagcacacatgagaagacacccaggagagaaagtgttgagttgcagtgtgtgtggtgaaagattgtcttctaagtaccagtgtaagaaacacaagtgtgctggtgagaacagcagcagcaaatga
- the LOC133546463 gene encoding zinc finger protein ZFP2-like isoform X2, with amino-acid sequence MKTNHLSPHSFITVQTSSRCQQRVMKRFPPNSRSGAPMWDRRSYRPPPTLKRKRRNCGSSFKDVQQPPHIKEEEEDPQPPHIKEEEENPQPPHIKEEEEEVWMSQEGECPVGQEEADVSKFPLTVVSVKTEEHEDKPPESSQLHHSPNVEEHLFREQEEEPQPPHIKEEVETPQTHNVKLTLHIKGQAEDPLNLHIKNKEEDPLNPHIKEEEEDQDTPHIKEEEEDQEPPHIKEEEEDQDTPHIKEEEEDQEAPHIKEEEEEEGISQPKWLVEFPVTGVPVKSEDDEVKGESEERGGGEPPSSSSTQHMTTEADGDHCGGSQADKLLAPLSDSEDTTSHSPDTDDEDSKDDKTCHTDNTHFTCSHCHKTFKYHCSLKVHIRSHTGEKPFSCSLCSKGFTQRQNLKVHMRTHTGEKPFSCSTCGKGFTQRQNLKVHMRTHTGEKPFSCSTCGKGFTNSTDVKTHMRTHTSEKPFSCSICGKGFTESQNVKVHMRTHTGEKTFPCSICGKGFTRSQHLKVHMRTHTGEKPFSCSICGKGFTESNNLKRHMRTHTGEKPFSCSTCGKGFTNSTDVKTHMRTHTSEKPFSCSICGKGFTESQNVKLHMRTHTGEKTFPCSICGKGFTRSQHLKVHMRIHTGEKAFSCSTCGKSFTQSQHLKVHMRTHTGEKSFSCSTCGKDFTQSQNMKVHMRTHTGEKSHSCSICNRSFCDRSNLLAHMRRHPGEKVLSCSVCGERLSSKYQCKKHKCAGENSSSK; translated from the exons atgtccagcagccccctcacattaaagaggaagaggaggatccacagccccctcacattaaagaggaagaggagaatcCACAGCCCccacacattaaagaggaagaggaggaagtgtggatgagtcaggagggagagtgtcctgtagggcaggaggaggctgatgtcagcaagtttccactgactgttgtctctgtgaagactgaagagcatgaagacaaaccacctgagtcctcacagcttcatcacagtccaa ATGTCGAAGAACATCTTTTTCGTGAGCAGGAAGAGgaaccacagcccccccacattaaagaggaagttgagacgccacagacccataatgttaaactgactcttcacattaaagggcaagcggaggacccactgaacttacacatcaaaaataaagaggaggacccactgaaccctcacattaaagaggaagaggaagaccaagatacgccgcacattaaagaggaagaggaggaccaagagccgccgcacattaaagaggaagaggaggaccaagatacgccgcacattaaagaggaagaggaggaccaagaggcgccgcacattaaagaggaagaggaggaagagggcatcagtcagcctaaatggttggtggagttcccagtgactggtgtccctgtgaagagtgaagatgatgaggtgaaaggtgaaagtgaggagaggggagggggggagcctccaagcagcagctcaacacaacacatgacaacagaagctgatggagaccactgtggaggatcacaagcagacaagctcttagctccactatcagatagtgaggacacaacgtcacactctcctgacactgatgatgaagactctaaagatgataagacatgtcacactgacaacactcacttcacttgttctcactgtcacaaaacctttaaataccattgtagtctgaaagtacacataagatcacacactggagaaaaacctttttcttgttcactctgtagtaaaggttttacacaacgtcagaatttgaaagtacacatgagaacacacactggtgaaaaacctttttcttgttcaacctgtggtaaaggttttacacaacgtcaaaatttgaaagtacacatgagaacacacactggagaaaaacctttttcctgttcgacctgtggtaaaggttttacaaatagtacagatgtgaaaacacacatgagaacacacactagtgaaaaacctttttcttgttcaatctgtggtaaaggttttacagaaagtcagaatgtgaaagtacacatgagaacacacactggtgaaaaaacttttccctgttcaatctgtggtaaaggttttacaagaagtcaacatttgaaagtacacatgagaacacacactggtgaaaaacctttttcttgttcaatctgtggtaaaggttttacagaaagtaataatttgaaaagacacatgagaacacacactggagaaaaacctttttcctgttcgacctgtggtaaaggttttacaaatagtacagatgtgaaaacacacatgagaacacacactagtgaaaaacctttttcttgttcaatctgtggtaaaggttttacagaaagtcagaatgtgaaattacacatgagaacacacactggtgaaaaaacttttccctgttcaatctgtggtaaaggttttacaagaagtcaacatttgaaagtacacatgagaatacacactggtgaaaaagctttttcttgttcaacctgtggtaaaagttttacacaaagtcaacatttgaaagtacacatgagaacacacactggtgaaaaatctttttcctgttcaacctgtggtaaagattttacacaaagtcaaaatatgaaagtacacatgagaacacacactggagaaaaatcacattcctgttcaatctgcaacagaagcttttgtgaccgatcaaaccttttagcacacatgagaagacacccaggagagaaagtgttgagttgcagtgtgtgtggtgaaagattgtcttctaagtaccagtgtaagaaacacaagtgtgctggtgagaacagcagcagcaaatga
- the LOC133546463 gene encoding zinc finger protein ZFP2-like isoform X3: MCQRTIAKYEEELCLTKEEKERQHQLLDAVFKKHQVVLHRTDVQQPPHIKEEEEDPQPPHIKEEEENPQPPHIKEEEEEVWMSQEGECPVGQEEADVSKFPLTVVSVKTEEHEDKPPESSQLHHSPNVEEHLFREQEEEPQPPHIKEEVETPQTHNVKLTLHIKGQAEDPLNLHIKNKEEDPLNPHIKEEEEDQDTPHIKEEEEDQEPPHIKEEEEDQDTPHIKEEEEDQEAPHIKEEEEEEGISQPKWLVEFPVTGVPVKSEDDEVKGESEERGGGEPPSSSSTQHMTTEADGDHCGGSQADKLLAPLSDSEDTTSHSPDTDDEDSKDDKTCHTDNTHFTCSHCHKTFKYHCSLKVHIRSHTGEKPFSCSLCSKGFTQRQNLKVHMRTHTGEKPFSCSTCGKGFTQRQNLKVHMRTHTGEKPFSCSTCGKGFTNSTDVKTHMRTHTSEKPFSCSICGKGFTESQNVKVHMRTHTGEKTFPCSICGKGFTRSQHLKVHMRTHTGEKPFSCSICGKGFTESNNLKRHMRTHTGEKPFSCSTCGKGFTNSTDVKTHMRTHTSEKPFSCSICGKGFTESQNVKLHMRTHTGEKTFPCSICGKGFTRSQHLKVHMRIHTGEKAFSCSTCGKSFTQSQHLKVHMRTHTGEKSFSCSTCGKDFTQSQNMKVHMRTHTGEKSHSCSICNRSFCDRSNLLAHMRRHPGEKVLSCSVCGERLSSKYQCKKHKCAGENSSSK, encoded by the exons atgtccagcagccccctcacattaaagaggaagaggaggatccacagccccctcacattaaagaggaagaggagaatcCACAGCCCccacacattaaagaggaagaggaggaagtgtggatgagtcaggagggagagtgtcctgtagggcaggaggaggctgatgtcagcaagtttccactgactgttgtctctgtgaagactgaagagcatgaagacaaaccacctgagtcctcacagcttcatcacagtccaa ATGTCGAAGAACATCTTTTTCGTGAGCAGGAAGAGgaaccacagcccccccacattaaagaggaagttgagacgccacagacccataatgttaaactgactcttcacattaaagggcaagcggaggacccactgaacttacacatcaaaaataaagaggaggacccactgaaccctcacattaaagaggaagaggaagaccaagatacgccgcacattaaagaggaagaggaggaccaagagccgccgcacattaaagaggaagaggaggaccaagatacgccgcacattaaagaggaagaggaggaccaagaggcgccgcacattaaagaggaagaggaggaagagggcatcagtcagcctaaatggttggtggagttcccagtgactggtgtccctgtgaagagtgaagatgatgaggtgaaaggtgaaagtgaggagaggggagggggggagcctccaagcagcagctcaacacaacacatgacaacagaagctgatggagaccactgtggaggatcacaagcagacaagctcttagctccactatcagatagtgaggacacaacgtcacactctcctgacactgatgatgaagactctaaagatgataagacatgtcacactgacaacactcacttcacttgttctcactgtcacaaaacctttaaataccattgtagtctgaaagtacacataagatcacacactggagaaaaacctttttcttgttcactctgtagtaaaggttttacacaacgtcagaatttgaaagtacacatgagaacacacactggtgaaaaacctttttcttgttcaacctgtggtaaaggttttacacaacgtcaaaatttgaaagtacacatgagaacacacactggagaaaaacctttttcctgttcgacctgtggtaaaggttttacaaatagtacagatgtgaaaacacacatgagaacacacactagtgaaaaacctttttcttgttcaatctgtggtaaaggttttacagaaagtcagaatgtgaaagtacacatgagaacacacactggtgaaaaaacttttccctgttcaatctgtggtaaaggttttacaagaagtcaacatttgaaagtacacatgagaacacacactggtgaaaaacctttttcttgttcaatctgtggtaaaggttttacagaaagtaataatttgaaaagacacatgagaacacacactggagaaaaacctttttcctgttcgacctgtggtaaaggttttacaaatagtacagatgtgaaaacacacatgagaacacacactagtgaaaaacctttttcttgttcaatctgtggtaaaggttttacagaaagtcagaatgtgaaattacacatgagaacacacactggtgaaaaaacttttccctgttcaatctgtggtaaaggttttacaagaagtcaacatttgaaagtacacatgagaatacacactggtgaaaaagctttttcttgttcaacctgtggtaaaagttttacacaaagtcaacatttgaaagtacacatgagaacacacactggtgaaaaatctttttcctgttcaacctgtggtaaagattttacacaaagtcaaaatatgaaagtacacatgagaacacacactggagaaaaatcacattcctgttcaatctgcaacagaagcttttgtgaccgatcaaaccttttagcacacatgagaagacacccaggagagaaagtgttgagttgcagtgtgtgtggtgaaagattgtcttctaagtaccagtgtaagaaacacaagtgtgctggtgagaacagcagcagcaaatga
- the LOC133546463 gene encoding zinc finger protein ZFP2-like isoform X5 — MCQRTTAEYEEELCPTKEEKERQHEKHQVVLHRTDVQQPPHIKEEEEDPQPPHIKEEEENPQPPHIKEEEEEVWMSQEGECPVGQEEADVSKFPLTVVSVKTEEHEDKPPESSQLHHSPNVEEHLFREQEEEPQPPHIKEEVETPQTHNVKLTLHIKGQAEDPLNLHIKNKEEDPLNPHIKEEEEDQDTPHIKEEEEDQEPPHIKEEEEDQDTPHIKEEEEDQEAPHIKEEEEEEGISQPKWLVEFPVTGVPVKSEDDEVKGESEERGGGEPPSSSSTQHMTTEADGDHCGGSQADKLLAPLSDSEDTTSHSPDTDDEDSKDDKTCHTDNTHFTCSHCHKTFKYHCSLKVHIRSHTGEKPFSCSLCSKGFTQRQNLKVHMRTHTGEKPFSCSTCGKGFTQRQNLKVHMRTHTGEKPFSCSTCGKGFTNSTDVKTHMRTHTSEKPFSCSICGKGFTESQNVKVHMRTHTGEKTFPCSICGKGFTRSQHLKVHMRTHTGEKPFSCSICGKGFTESNNLKRHMRTHTGEKPFSCSTCGKGFTNSTDVKTHMRTHTSEKPFSCSICGKGFTESQNVKLHMRTHTGEKTFPCSICGKGFTRSQHLKVHMRIHTGEKAFSCSTCGKSFTQSQHLKVHMRTHTGEKSFSCSTCGKDFTQSQNMKVHMRTHTGEKSHSCSICNRSFCDRSNLLAHMRRHPGEKVLSCSVCGERLSSKYQCKKHKCAGENSSSK; from the exons atgtccagcagccccctcacattaaagaggaagaggaggatccacagccccctcacattaaagaggaagaggagaatcCACAGCCCccacacattaaagaggaagaggaggaagtgtggatgagtcaggagggagagtgtcctgtagggcaggaggaggctgatgtcagcaagtttccactgactgttgtctctgtgaagactgaagagcatgaagacaaaccacctgagtcctcacagcttcatcacagtccaa ATGTCGAAGAACATCTTTTTCGTGAGCAGGAAGAGgaaccacagcccccccacattaaagaggaagttgagacgccacagacccataatgttaaactgactcttcacattaaagggcaagcggaggacccactgaacttacacatcaaaaataaagaggaggacccactgaaccctcacattaaagaggaagaggaagaccaagatacgccgcacattaaagaggaagaggaggaccaagagccgccgcacattaaagaggaagaggaggaccaagatacgccgcacattaaagaggaagaggaggaccaagaggcgccgcacattaaagaggaagaggaggaagagggcatcagtcagcctaaatggttggtggagttcccagtgactggtgtccctgtgaagagtgaagatgatgaggtgaaaggtgaaagtgaggagaggggagggggggagcctccaagcagcagctcaacacaacacatgacaacagaagctgatggagaccactgtggaggatcacaagcagacaagctcttagctccactatcagatagtgaggacacaacgtcacactctcctgacactgatgatgaagactctaaagatgataagacatgtcacactgacaacactcacttcacttgttctcactgtcacaaaacctttaaataccattgtagtctgaaagtacacataagatcacacactggagaaaaacctttttcttgttcactctgtagtaaaggttttacacaacgtcagaatttgaaagtacacatgagaacacacactggtgaaaaacctttttcttgttcaacctgtggtaaaggttttacacaacgtcaaaatttgaaagtacacatgagaacacacactggagaaaaacctttttcctgttcgacctgtggtaaaggttttacaaatagtacagatgtgaaaacacacatgagaacacacactagtgaaaaacctttttcttgttcaatctgtggtaaaggttttacagaaagtcagaatgtgaaagtacacatgagaacacacactggtgaaaaaacttttccctgttcaatctgtggtaaaggttttacaagaagtcaacatttgaaagtacacatgagaacacacactggtgaaaaacctttttcttgttcaatctgtggtaaaggttttacagaaagtaataatttgaaaagacacatgagaacacacactggagaaaaacctttttcctgttcgacctgtggtaaaggttttacaaatagtacagatgtgaaaacacacatgagaacacacactagtgaaaaacctttttcttgttcaatctgtggtaaaggttttacagaaagtcagaatgtgaaattacacatgagaacacacactggtgaaaaaacttttccctgttcaatctgtggtaaaggttttacaagaagtcaacatttgaaagtacacatgagaatacacactggtgaaaaagctttttcttgttcaacctgtggtaaaagttttacacaaagtcaacatttgaaagtacacatgagaacacacactggtgaaaaatctttttcctgttcaacctgtggtaaagattttacacaaagtcaaaatatgaaagtacacatgagaacacacactggagaaaaatcacattcctgttcaatctgcaacagaagcttttgtgaccgatcaaaccttttagcacacatgagaagacacccaggagagaaagtgttgagttgcagtgtgtgtggtgaaagattgtcttctaagtaccagtgtaagaaacacaagtgtgctggtgagaacagcagcagcaaatga
- the LOC133546463 gene encoding zinc finger protein ZFP2-like isoform X1 gives MNARQEERPLQQQEDPQPPHMKEEEEEVWISQGGECPVGQEEADVSKFPLTVVSVKTEEHEDKPPESSQLHHSPNVQQPPHIKEEEEDPQPPHIKEEEENPQPPHIKEEEEEVWMSQEGECPVGQEEADVSKFPLTVVSVKTEEHEDKPPESSQLHHSPNVEEHLFREQEEEPQPPHIKEEVETPQTHNVKLTLHIKGQAEDPLNLHIKNKEEDPLNPHIKEEEEDQDTPHIKEEEEDQEPPHIKEEEEDQDTPHIKEEEEDQEAPHIKEEEEEEGISQPKWLVEFPVTGVPVKSEDDEVKGESEERGGGEPPSSSSTQHMTTEADGDHCGGSQADKLLAPLSDSEDTTSHSPDTDDEDSKDDKTCHTDNTHFTCSHCHKTFKYHCSLKVHIRSHTGEKPFSCSLCSKGFTQRQNLKVHMRTHTGEKPFSCSTCGKGFTQRQNLKVHMRTHTGEKPFSCSTCGKGFTNSTDVKTHMRTHTSEKPFSCSICGKGFTESQNVKVHMRTHTGEKTFPCSICGKGFTRSQHLKVHMRTHTGEKPFSCSICGKGFTESNNLKRHMRTHTGEKPFSCSTCGKGFTNSTDVKTHMRTHTSEKPFSCSICGKGFTESQNVKLHMRTHTGEKTFPCSICGKGFTRSQHLKVHMRIHTGEKAFSCSTCGKSFTQSQHLKVHMRTHTGEKSFSCSTCGKDFTQSQNMKVHMRTHTGEKSHSCSICNRSFCDRSNLLAHMRRHPGEKVLSCSVCGERLSSKYQCKKHKCAGENSSSK, from the exons atgtccagcagccccctcacattaaagaggaagaggaggatccacagccccctcacattaaagaggaagaggagaatcCACAGCCCccacacattaaagaggaagaggaggaagtgtggatgagtcaggagggagagtgtcctgtagggcaggaggaggctgatgtcagcaagtttccactgactgttgtctctgtgaagactgaagagcatgaagacaaaccacctgagtcctcacagcttcatcacagtccaa ATGTCGAAGAACATCTTTTTCGTGAGCAGGAAGAGgaaccacagcccccccacattaaagaggaagttgagacgccacagacccataatgttaaactgactcttcacattaaagggcaagcggaggacccactgaacttacacatcaaaaataaagaggaggacccactgaaccctcacattaaagaggaagaggaagaccaagatacgccgcacattaaagaggaagaggaggaccaagagccgccgcacattaaagaggaagaggaggaccaagatacgccgcacattaaagaggaagaggaggaccaagaggcgccgcacattaaagaggaagaggaggaagagggcatcagtcagcctaaatggttggtggagttcccagtgactggtgtccctgtgaagagtgaagatgatgaggtgaaaggtgaaagtgaggagaggggagggggggagcctccaagcagcagctcaacacaacacatgacaacagaagctgatggagaccactgtggaggatcacaagcagacaagctcttagctccactatcagatagtgaggacacaacgtcacactctcctgacactgatgatgaagactctaaagatgataagacatgtcacactgacaacactcacttcacttgttctcactgtcacaaaacctttaaataccattgtagtctgaaagtacacataagatcacacactggagaaaaacctttttcttgttcactctgtagtaaaggttttacacaacgtcagaatttgaaagtacacatgagaacacacactggtgaaaaacctttttcttgttcaacctgtggtaaaggttttacacaacgtcaaaatttgaaagtacacatgagaacacacactggagaaaaacctttttcctgttcgacctgtggtaaaggttttacaaatagtacagatgtgaaaacacacatgagaacacacactagtgaaaaacctttttcttgttcaatctgtggtaaaggttttacagaaagtcagaatgtgaaagtacacatgagaacacacactggtgaaaaaacttttccctgttcaatctgtggtaaaggttttacaagaagtcaacatttgaaagtacacatgagaacacacactggtgaaaaacctttttcttgttcaatctgtggtaaaggttttacagaaagtaataatttgaaaagacacatgagaacacacactggagaaaaacctttttcctgttcgacctgtggtaaaggttttacaaatagtacagatgtgaaaacacacatgagaacacacactagtgaaaaacctttttcttgttcaatctgtggtaaaggttttacagaaagtcagaatgtgaaattacacatgagaacacacactggtgaaaaaacttttccctgttcaatctgtggtaaaggttttacaagaagtcaacatttgaaagtacacatgagaatacacactggtgaaaaagctttttcttgttcaacctgtggtaaaagttttacacaaagtcaacatttgaaagtacacatgagaacacacactggtgaaaaatctttttcctgttcaacctgtggtaaagattttacacaaagtcaaaatatgaaagtacacatgagaacacacactggagaaaaatcacattcctgttcaatctgcaacagaagcttttgtgaccgatcaaaccttttagcacacatgagaagacacccaggagagaaagtgttgagttgcagtgtgtgtggtgaaagattgtcttctaagtaccagtgtaagaaacacaagtgtgctggtgagaacagcagcagcaaatga